A genomic window from Parvularcula sp. LCG005 includes:
- a CDS encoding bleomycin resistance protein, with translation MADRITANLPSADFDRTEAFFAKLGFVRGYRDDGWMILAKGTALEVEFFPMPVDPRSSWFSACLRLDDLDGFHAICRAAEIPTAEDQFPRLSEITVEGGVVRLFYLLDPDGSLIRCIDEAYQP, from the coding sequence GTGGCTGATCGCATTACTGCCAATCTTCCCAGCGCCGATTTTGATCGCACCGAGGCTTTTTTCGCCAAACTGGGGTTCGTTCGCGGCTATCGCGATGACGGTTGGATGATCCTCGCCAAGGGCACGGCGCTGGAGGTCGAATTCTTCCCCATGCCGGTCGACCCTCGATCCAGCTGGTTCAGCGCCTGTCTCCGGCTCGACGACCTTGACGGTTTTCACGCCATCTGCAGGGCCGCCGAGATCCCGACGGCGGAAGACCAGTTCCCCCGCCTGTCAGAGATTACGGTGGAGGGCGGCGTCGTGCGGCTGTTCTATCTGCTGGACCCGGATGGCAGCCTCATTCGCTGTATCGATGAGGCTTACCAGCCCTAG
- the ubiB gene encoding 2-polyprenylphenol 6-hydroxylase gives MFRTLIDFGRLVRAALILARYDALIPKEFAPMVPVPVRILGRVSRIGARGKGMRPGQRLAQALAGQGPAYVKFGQLLATRPDIVGFQMAEDLGALQDRMPPFPNDVAKAQIERALNLSTEEAFASFSEPIAAASVAQVHKAQLKDGRWVAVKILRPGIEDKARKEFRAFMLGARIAEWLIRPARRMEPVKFIKTLSDAAAVELDLRIEAGSASEIAENLSEMEGVRVPDVVWDMTSRRVLTIEWIDGVAISDREGLVARGVDQPALAKLVLRTFLQQALHDGFFHADMHQGNMFVDGQGQLVLIDFGIMGRLDEQARRVFAEIIYGFIRRDYHAAAKAHFDAGYVADHYSVEAFATALRSVGEPIFGRDADRLDMSRVLQQLFDVTDVFDMHLRPELVLLQRTMVVVEGVARIIDPQINLWDTAEPTVRDYISERVGPRALLKQAKANGTAALSLFEAFPQFAAAAEEAAQQVMDGGLELSDESIDRLAAAIKGKRPKSKKGKAA, from the coding sequence ATGTTCCGCACCTTGATCGATTTTGGCCGATTGGTGCGCGCCGCCCTGATCCTGGCGCGGTACGACGCGCTGATTCCGAAAGAGTTTGCGCCCATGGTACCCGTCCCCGTGCGGATCCTGGGCCGCGTGTCGCGTATTGGTGCACGCGGGAAGGGAATGCGGCCCGGTCAACGGCTGGCCCAGGCGCTGGCCGGACAGGGGCCGGCCTATGTCAAATTCGGCCAGCTGCTTGCGACCCGGCCCGATATTGTCGGTTTTCAGATGGCGGAAGACCTAGGCGCCCTGCAGGACCGCATGCCGCCCTTTCCCAATGACGTGGCCAAGGCGCAGATCGAACGCGCCCTCAATCTGTCGACGGAAGAAGCTTTCGCGTCGTTCTCTGAACCGATTGCTGCGGCATCGGTGGCGCAGGTTCACAAGGCGCAGTTGAAGGACGGGCGCTGGGTCGCGGTCAAGATCCTGCGGCCGGGGATCGAGGACAAGGCGCGCAAGGAGTTCCGGGCTTTCATGCTGGGCGCCAGGATCGCCGAATGGCTGATCCGTCCGGCCCGCCGGATGGAGCCCGTCAAATTCATCAAGACGCTTTCGGACGCTGCGGCTGTGGAACTCGACCTCAGGATCGAGGCGGGATCCGCGTCTGAGATTGCCGAGAACCTCTCGGAGATGGAGGGCGTCCGTGTGCCGGACGTCGTCTGGGACATGACGTCTCGCCGTGTGCTGACCATCGAATGGATTGACGGGGTGGCCATTTCAGATCGTGAAGGACTGGTGGCGCGCGGCGTCGACCAGCCGGCGCTGGCGAAACTTGTCCTGCGTACCTTCCTGCAACAGGCCCTGCATGATGGCTTCTTCCACGCCGATATGCACCAGGGAAACATGTTCGTGGACGGACAGGGCCAGCTTGTGCTGATCGACTTTGGCATTATGGGCCGTCTGGATGAACAGGCGCGGCGCGTCTTTGCTGAAATTATCTACGGCTTTATCCGTCGGGACTATCACGCCGCGGCCAAGGCGCATTTTGATGCGGGGTATGTGGCTGATCACTATTCAGTCGAAGCCTTCGCCACCGCACTGCGTTCAGTCGGTGAACCGATTTTCGGTCGGGATGCTGATCGTCTCGATATGTCCCGCGTGCTGCAGCAATTGTTCGACGTCACGGATGTCTTTGACATGCATTTGCGACCGGAGCTTGTCCTGCTGCAACGGACCATGGTGGTTGTTGAAGGCGTGGCGAGGATCATCGACCCGCAGATCAACCTGTGGGACACGGCCGAGCCCACGGTCCGTGATTATATTTCGGAACGTGTTGGCCCGCGCGCGCTCCTTAAACAGGCCAAGGCCAACGGCACTGCCGCTCTGTCTTTGTTCGAGGCTTTCCCGCAGTTTGCCGCGGCGGCCGAAGAGGCGGCGCAGCAGGTCATGGATGGTGGTCTTGAACTCTCAGATGAGAGCATTGATAGACTGGCGGCGGCGATCAAGGGTAAGCGGCCGAAATCGAAAAAAGGCAAGGCGGCCTGA
- the coaBC gene encoding bifunctional phosphopantothenoylcysteine decarboxylase/phosphopantothenate--cysteine ligase CoaBC has product MAGSSVLLIIGGGIAAYKSLYLIRALKKEGIGVTGVLTRGGAEFITPLSVASLSGQKCYTDLFDLTDEAEMGHIELSRQADLVVVAPATANLLGQAAGGLADDLASTLLLATDKKVLFAPAMNVRMWQHPSVQRNVGQLRADGALFVGPDDGDMACGEFGPGRMSEPDDIVAAIKSSLSGQPIPTIPKLSADSGGGALTGRHILVTAGPTQEALDPVRYLGNRSSGKQGYALARACADLGATVTLVSGPTHLPDPEGIKTIRVDTARQMLAACQDALPADVAIMCAAVADYRPAIETDHKIKKERGGLTTIALTENPDILRTLSQMKEGRPPLMIGFAAETDDVIGHAEAKRFRKGCDWIVANDVSPGTGVMGGDRNRVVIISDDGEDIWDEMQKGEVAERLALRIADHLAAG; this is encoded by the coding sequence ATGGCCGGTTCATCTGTCCTGTTGATCATCGGGGGTGGCATCGCCGCCTACAAATCGCTCTACCTGATCCGTGCGCTGAAAAAAGAAGGCATCGGGGTCACGGGTGTCCTGACCCGCGGTGGTGCAGAGTTCATTACTCCCTTGTCGGTGGCCAGCCTGTCTGGACAGAAATGCTACACAGATCTGTTCGACCTCACCGACGAGGCTGAAATGGGGCACATTGAGCTTAGCCGCCAGGCCGATCTGGTGGTTGTTGCGCCGGCCACCGCAAACCTTCTGGGGCAGGCGGCCGGGGGACTTGCCGATGACCTTGCCTCGACGCTTCTTCTGGCAACGGACAAAAAGGTGCTGTTCGCACCGGCCATGAATGTGCGCATGTGGCAACACCCCAGCGTGCAGCGAAATGTTGGCCAGCTTCGCGCCGACGGCGCGCTTTTTGTGGGCCCCGATGACGGGGATATGGCTTGCGGTGAGTTTGGCCCCGGCCGGATGAGTGAGCCTGACGATATCGTGGCCGCCATCAAGTCCAGTTTGAGCGGGCAGCCCATTCCCACCATACCGAAACTGTCCGCAGACAGCGGTGGCGGCGCCCTTACGGGTCGGCATATTCTGGTCACCGCTGGTCCCACGCAGGAGGCGCTCGATCCGGTACGCTATCTGGGCAATCGGTCGTCAGGCAAACAGGGTTACGCGCTGGCCCGCGCCTGCGCCGATCTCGGCGCGACGGTCACGCTCGTGTCCGGCCCGACCCATCTGCCGGATCCTGAAGGGATCAAGACGATCCGGGTGGATACAGCGCGACAGATGCTGGCCGCCTGTCAGGATGCTCTGCCTGCGGATGTTGCAATCATGTGCGCAGCGGTGGCCGATTACAGACCCGCGATCGAAACCGATCACAAGATCAAGAAGGAGCGTGGCGGGCTGACCACCATCGCCCTGACGGAAAATCCCGATATTTTGCGGACGCTGTCCCAGATGAAAGAGGGGCGACCGCCCCTGATGATCGGTTTTGCGGCGGAAACGGACGATGTCATTGGACATGCTGAAGCCAAGCGTTTCCGCAAGGGATGCGACTGGATTGTCGCCAATGACGTTTCTCCCGGGACCGGTGTCATGGGCGGTGACCGCAATCGCGTCGTGATCATCAGCGATGATGGCGAAGATATCTGGGACGAAATGCAGAAAGGCGAGGTCGCTGAACGCCTCGCCCTTCGTATTGCAGATCATCTGGCCGCAGGCTGA
- a CDS encoding phosphoribosylanthranilate isomerase, with protein MSHFVIKICGLRTPSTVDAALNAGATWIGFNFVPQSVRYIHPATASALVKQIGDRARTVGLFADTPLETIVDTVRAVPLSMVQLHGQESEAAIGAAKAAVPGGVIAARGIAAASDLPGPQTIAPDFYIFDAAPPSDTDVRGGHGTPFDWRALTGYRQPTPWLLAGGLTPDNVASAVASVRHIPGFAGVDVASGVEKARGEKDAGLIADFVAAARAAMAPL; from the coding sequence ATGAGCCATTTCGTCATCAAGATTTGCGGCCTTCGCACGCCATCGACCGTCGACGCGGCGCTCAACGCTGGCGCGACCTGGATAGGCTTCAATTTCGTGCCCCAGAGTGTCCGCTATATCCATCCGGCCACAGCATCGGCACTGGTTAAGCAGATTGGTGACCGCGCCCGGACGGTAGGTCTGTTCGCGGACACACCGCTTGAGACCATCGTTGACACCGTTCGCGCCGTCCCCCTGTCCATGGTGCAGCTGCACGGTCAGGAGAGTGAGGCGGCGATCGGCGCGGCAAAGGCCGCGGTCCCTGGCGGTGTCATCGCAGCACGGGGCATCGCGGCAGCATCGGACCTACCCGGCCCGCAGACCATCGCACCGGATTTCTACATTTTCGACGCCGCGCCGCCCAGCGACACTGATGTGCGCGGCGGTCACGGCACCCCCTTCGACTGGCGCGCCCTGACCGGCTATCGCCAGCCGACCCCGTGGTTACTCGCCGGGGGACTGACCCCCGACAATGTGGCCAGCGCCGTGGCCTCGGTCCGGCACATTCCCGGCTTCGCTGGCGTCGATGTCGCCTCTGGAGTCGAGAAGGCACGCGGCGAAAAAGACGCAGGCCTGATTGCCGACTTTGTCGCCGCGGCTCGCGCTGCTATGGCGCCCCTCTGA
- a CDS encoding zinc-finger domain-containing protein: MAAHHPVRPLEEILAEVVYEQDAMEVLFTEQRRVACQGPGGALGHPRVFYTIGDKGYAECGYCDRVFVYDPSRSGTVLEGGYEDQRNREPSLPNDGLTASATPLPGETLALDGDTGSSSDKR, translated from the coding sequence ATGGCCGCACATCATCCGGTCCGCCCGCTCGAAGAAATTCTTGCCGAAGTCGTTTATGAGCAGGACGCCATGGAAGTGCTGTTCACCGAACAGCGGCGTGTGGCCTGTCAGGGACCGGGCGGGGCACTCGGCCATCCGCGGGTCTTCTACACGATCGGTGACAAGGGGTACGCGGAATGCGGTTATTGCGACCGGGTCTTTGTCTATGACCCCAGTCGCTCGGGCACCGTTCTTGAAGGTGGCTACGAGGACCAGCGCAATCGCGAGCCCTCCCTGCCGAATGATGGCCTTACCGCGAGCGCAACACCTCTTCCCGGAGAGACCCTGGCGCTCGACGGTGATACTGGCTCATCGTCAGATAAGCGATAG
- a CDS encoding ABC transporter ATP-binding protein — translation MPDDTRPITAATTHHVDAAIVARGVKKTYAGTKKSPPKEALKGIDLTIPRGSVFGLLGPNGAGKSTFINILAGLVVKSAGSVSIWGFDIDENPRQSRASIGVVPQEISADVFFTPKEGLEIQAGLYGVPKKERRTMEILRSLGLEDKADAYVRMLSGGMKRRLLVAKAMVHDPPVLILDEPTAGVDIELRKQLWDHVMTLHDRGVTVILTTHYLEEAQELCDTIGIIHKGAVQTVKPKDELIASLDRKTLMVIPEEEVTTLPPLGDDARAEIRKGAIYIDYRPSITRIADLLGALHQAGIRVKDLSTVEADLEDVFLELTYGTDRA, via the coding sequence ATGCCCGATGACACCCGCCCCATCACTGCTGCGACCACCCACCACGTCGATGCCGCAATTGTCGCGCGTGGGGTGAAGAAGACCTATGCCGGCACCAAGAAATCGCCGCCGAAGGAAGCCCTCAAGGGCATTGACCTGACGATCCCCCGCGGATCGGTCTTTGGCCTTCTGGGACCAAACGGCGCCGGCAAGTCGACCTTCATCAACATTCTCGCCGGTCTGGTCGTCAAATCAGCCGGCAGCGTGTCGATCTGGGGCTTTGATATTGACGAGAACCCACGCCAGTCGCGGGCGTCGATCGGTGTGGTGCCCCAGGAAATTTCGGCGGACGTGTTCTTCACGCCGAAGGAGGGCCTGGAAATTCAGGCTGGTCTTTATGGCGTGCCGAAAAAAGAGCGCCGGACCATGGAAATTCTTCGCAGCCTCGGGCTGGAGGATAAGGCCGACGCCTATGTCCGCATGCTGTCCGGCGGCATGAAGCGACGCCTCCTGGTCGCCAAGGCGATGGTGCATGATCCGCCCGTCCTGATCCTCGATGAGCCCACCGCAGGCGTCGACATCGAACTGCGCAAGCAGCTGTGGGATCATGTCATGACCCTGCACGATCGCGGTGTGACCGTCATCCTGACGACCCATTATCTGGAAGAGGCTCAGGAGCTGTGTGACACGATCGGCATCATCCACAAGGGCGCGGTCCAGACCGTGAAGCCCAAGGATGAGCTGATCGCGAGCCTTGATCGCAAGACGCTTATGGTGATCCCTGAAGAAGAGGTCACCACGCTGCCGCCGCTGGGTGATGATGCACGGGCGGAGATCCGCAAGGGCGCAATCTATATCGACTATCGCCCCAGCATCACCCGGATAGCCGACCTTCTGGGCGCCCTTCATCAGGCCGGGATCCGCGTGAAGGACCTGTCTACGGTCGAGGCGGACTTGGAAGATGTGTTCCTTGAGCTTACCTATGGGACAGACCGCGCCTGA
- the rplS gene encoding 50S ribosomal protein L19, whose protein sequence is MNLIEQLEAEHVAELNKDIPDFAAGDTLRVQVKVREGTRERLQAYEGVCIARSGRGLNESFTVRKISFGEGVERVFPVYSPLVEAIEVVRRGKVRRAKLYYLRTRRGKSARITEKVDNSRKGVEARAAKKSKGKKAKSAE, encoded by the coding sequence ATGAACCTGATTGAACAGCTCGAAGCTGAGCACGTTGCCGAGCTCAACAAAGACATCCCAGATTTTGCCGCGGGCGATACGCTCCGCGTCCAGGTGAAAGTTCGCGAAGGCACCCGTGAGCGCCTGCAGGCCTATGAAGGCGTCTGTATTGCCCGCTCCGGCCGTGGCCTGAACGAGAGCTTCACCGTCCGCAAGATTTCGTTCGGCGAAGGCGTCGAGCGGGTTTTCCCGGTCTACTCCCCGCTGGTCGAAGCCATTGAAGTGGTTCGCCGCGGTAAGGTGCGTCGCGCCAAGCTGTACTACCTGCGCACGCGTCGCGGTAAATCGGCTCGGATCACCGAAAAAGTCGACAACAGCCGCAAGGGTGTTGAAGCGCGCGCCGCCAAGAAGAGCAAAGGCAAGAAAGCCAAGAGCGCCGAATAG
- a CDS encoding TraB/GumN family protein has protein sequence MKAATPILSAVAVALVACGAPEAKVRETAQDGPRTLAEATAGPSNVALFKTGDDDTTVYMLGTVHILHPDISWETPAIQQAWNEADTVFFEVDITSPDALAEVGALFLERGFDASGKTLADYYDASEKKTINDALTPLGLNLAAFNNMRPWYASVNITQVALMNIGGQAEAGLEMILGKRAADDGKTMRYFESLLQQVEFISAGTDEEQADLLLAGVDELTDLEASFARMIGAWYDGEPEKLANIISEAFEEVPAMAEILLYNRNEDWAQQLDQVIRTEPGTFFVAVGAGHLGGPNSVQDYLSERGYTVTRVTAD, from the coding sequence ATGAAGGCCGCTACCCCCATTCTCAGCGCTGTTGCCGTCGCGCTTGTCGCCTGTGGCGCGCCAGAAGCCAAGGTCCGCGAGACCGCCCAGGACGGCCCCCGCACTCTTGCCGAGGCGACAGCGGGTCCGTCCAATGTCGCCCTGTTCAAGACCGGCGACGACGATACAACTGTCTATATGCTGGGGACCGTGCATATTCTGCACCCGGACATCAGCTGGGAAACACCGGCTATCCAGCAGGCGTGGAATGAGGCCGATACGGTTTTCTTCGAGGTCGACATCACCTCCCCCGACGCCCTCGCCGAGGTTGGCGCCCTGTTTCTTGAGCGCGGCTTTGATGCCAGCGGCAAGACCCTCGCCGATTATTACGACGCGTCTGAAAAGAAGACGATCAACGACGCCCTGACCCCGCTTGGTCTCAATCTCGCAGCGTTCAACAATATGCGTCCATGGTATGCCAGCGTGAACATCACCCAGGTCGCCCTGATGAATATTGGCGGTCAGGCGGAAGCGGGCCTTGAAATGATCCTTGGCAAGCGCGCTGCGGATGATGGCAAGACGATGCGCTATTTTGAGTCCCTGCTGCAGCAGGTCGAATTCATCTCGGCAGGGACGGATGAGGAGCAGGCCGATCTGCTGTTGGCCGGCGTTGATGAGCTGACTGATCTTGAGGCGTCATTCGCCCGGATGATCGGCGCCTGGTATGACGGCGAGCCGGAAAAGCTGGCTAACATCATCAGCGAGGCATTCGAAGAGGTCCCCGCCATGGCGGAAATCCTGCTCTACAATCGTAACGAGGACTGGGCGCAGCAGCTTGACCAGGTTATTCGGACGGAACCGGGCACGTTCTTTGTGGCTGTCGGCGCGGGGCATCTTGGTGGCCCGAACTCAGTGCAGGATTACCTGTCCGAGCGCGGCTATACGGTGACACGGGTCACCGCCGACTGA
- a CDS encoding integration host factor subunit beta, giving the protein MIKSELVQILAAENPHLFVKDVEKIVNTIFDSVVEALEEGDRVELRGFGAFSLKHREARTGRNPRTGEAVEIEEKWSPFFKAGKEMRERLNAEPQAYPPEAMAAE; this is encoded by the coding sequence ATGATCAAGTCTGAACTGGTTCAGATACTGGCAGCGGAAAATCCGCATCTATTCGTCAAAGACGTTGAAAAGATCGTCAACACGATCTTCGATTCCGTAGTCGAGGCGCTCGAAGAGGGCGATCGCGTTGAACTGCGCGGATTTGGCGCATTCTCGCTCAAGCACCGCGAAGCCCGGACCGGCCGCAATCCACGCACTGGTGAGGCCGTCGAGATCGAGGAAAAGTGGAGTCCGTTTTTCAAGGCGGGCAAGGAAATGCGTGAGCGGCTCAATGCTGAGCCCCAGGCCTATCCGCCGGAAGCCATGGCGGCGGAATAA
- a CDS encoding phosphatase PAP2 family protein, whose protein sequence is MTSPDAQSSAPTSDDRPLKEHPGQIAGIAMREIGAIIGIAGVALGLLAFLMIADEMQEGEFASIDRSVMLALRNSGDLSQPIGPHWLVEGMADITALGGYSVLTLLMAMVFFYLLATRRIQSAFLTIFAVLSGTLMSTMLKMFFGRDRPDLVPHLVDATSASFPSGHSMLSAVSYLTLGVLLAQSHDSKRLRFMLMGYAVLITVLVGCSRVYLGVHWPTDVLAGWSFGAAWASLWWVIGWGLRRWRSTRQQAEPTD, encoded by the coding sequence ATGACCAGTCCTGACGCGCAAAGTTCCGCCCCGACCAGTGATGACCGCCCGCTCAAGGAGCATCCGGGCCAGATTGCCGGCATCGCCATGCGGGAGATCGGTGCCATTATCGGCATTGCCGGCGTCGCCTTGGGATTACTCGCTTTCCTCATGATTGCAGATGAAATGCAGGAAGGCGAATTTGCCAGCATCGACCGCTCCGTCATGCTGGCCCTGCGCAATAGCGGCGACCTGTCCCAGCCCATCGGACCGCATTGGCTGGTGGAGGGGATGGCCGATATCACGGCGTTGGGCGGCTACTCCGTGCTGACGCTGCTGATGGCGATGGTGTTCTTCTATCTCCTCGCGACACGGCGGATCCAGAGCGCCTTTCTGACGATCTTCGCCGTCCTGTCCGGCACGCTGATGAGCACGATGCTGAAGATGTTCTTTGGCCGAGATCGCCCCGATCTTGTCCCGCATCTCGTGGACGCCACAAGCGCCAGCTTTCCCTCAGGGCACTCCATGCTGTCTGCCGTCAGCTATCTGACCCTCGGCGTGCTTCTGGCCCAGTCCCATGACAGCAAGCGCCTGCGGTTCATGTTGATGGGTTATGCGGTGCTCATCACCGTTCTTGTCGGCTGCAGCCGGGTCTATCTGGGCGTACACTGGCCGACTGATGTGCTGGCGGGATGGAGCTTTGGTGCGGCATGGGCCTCCCTGTGGTGGGTCATTGGATGGGGCCTGCGCCGATGGCGGTCGACCCGGCAACAGGCAGAACCGACGGACTGA
- a CDS encoding lipopolysaccharide assembly protein LapA domain-containing protein: MRKIIVYILLALVFVLLVVFFVANQQPVMISMDPLSTDSPAVAIGPYPMWAMAAGTLFIGFGLGAVGMWLSDGSLRRRARERQRRIRQLEDELKAVRRGDETGETRSGLPALKR, translated from the coding sequence ATGCGCAAGATCATCGTCTACATCCTGCTCGCCCTGGTGTTTGTCCTGCTGGTGGTGTTTTTCGTCGCCAACCAGCAACCGGTCATGATCAGTATGGATCCGCTGTCCACCGACAGCCCGGCCGTCGCCATCGGTCCCTACCCCATGTGGGCCATGGCTGCAGGAACCTTGTTTATCGGTTTCGGCCTTGGCGCCGTCGGCATGTGGCTGAGCGACGGATCGCTTCGCCGCCGCGCGCGGGAACGCCAGCGTCGGATTCGGCAGCTGGAAGACGAATTGAAGGCAGTGCGGCGAGGCGACGAGACGGGGGAGACCCGGTCCGGTCTGCCAGCGCTGAAGCGATAG
- a CDS encoding YitT family protein — translation MNDAASPTVTEKMAADETKQLHGRWPAPTRKHTPLEDAQAILSGTVLCALGVGILSAAGLLTNGVAGLALIATKAFGVEFGPAFFVINLPFYTLAFLRMGWGLSIKTFLAVISLTVLTTIQPQVLEIGDVHPLAGAVVAGLLIGAGLLVLFRHRTTIGGVGILAVFLEDKMGIRAAYTMYATDTFILALAFTVADVKTVIYSVIGAIVLNGILAINHRKDRYIAQ, via the coding sequence TTGAACGACGCCGCATCACCCACCGTTACCGAAAAGATGGCTGCCGACGAAACAAAGCAGCTGCATGGCCGCTGGCCGGCGCCGACTCGCAAGCACACACCGCTTGAGGACGCTCAGGCCATACTGTCCGGTACCGTGTTGTGCGCGCTGGGGGTGGGGATCCTGTCGGCAGCCGGGCTGTTGACCAATGGCGTTGCTGGCCTCGCGCTGATCGCTACCAAAGCCTTTGGGGTAGAGTTTGGTCCGGCCTTTTTCGTGATCAATCTGCCCTTTTACACGCTGGCTTTCCTGCGCATGGGATGGGGGCTGTCGATCAAGACATTCCTCGCCGTGATTTCGCTGACGGTCCTGACGACGATACAGCCGCAGGTGCTCGAAATCGGCGATGTTCATCCCCTGGCCGGGGCGGTGGTGGCCGGCCTTCTGATCGGAGCGGGACTGCTTGTTCTTTTCCGGCATCGCACGACGATTGGCGGCGTCGGCATTCTGGCCGTCTTTCTCGAAGACAAGATGGGGATCCGCGCAGCCTACACGATGTATGCGACGGACACCTTCATTCTGGCACTGGCCTTCACGGTCGCGGACGTGAAGACCGTCATCTATTCGGTGATCGGCGCCATTGTTCTGAACGGCATCCTCGCAATCAATCACCGCAAGGACCGGTACATCGCGCAATAA
- a CDS encoding class I SAM-dependent methyltransferase, with the protein MQTVSFGDRDVPAEEKEGLVRAVFDSVAPAYDIMNDLMSAGLHRVWKSVLLDRLAPQPGQTLLDVAGGTGDIALGFLERAASRPARGRPEAKAIVCDINHAMMLAGQDREAARPFGANFAQVCGNAEAVPLPDASVDRYTIGFGIRNVTNRDRALKEAYRVLKPGGRFFCLEFSRPVTEGYHRIYRAYSDHIIPAMGQAVAGDRESYRYLVESIKRFPPQEQFAAEVRDAGFARVSVENLSGGIVALHSGWRI; encoded by the coding sequence ATGCAGACCGTCAGCTTTGGGGACCGCGACGTCCCGGCAGAAGAGAAGGAAGGCCTCGTCCGCGCGGTGTTTGATTCCGTGGCTCCTGCCTACGACATCATGAACGATCTGATGTCAGCCGGTCTGCATCGGGTATGGAAGTCGGTACTGCTGGACCGCCTGGCACCGCAGCCGGGCCAGACCCTGCTCGACGTAGCGGGCGGCACGGGTGATATCGCGCTGGGGTTCCTCGAGCGCGCGGCCAGCAGACCGGCTCGTGGACGGCCCGAGGCAAAAGCCATCGTCTGTGACATCAATCATGCGATGATGCTCGCGGGACAGGACCGGGAAGCGGCGAGACCGTTTGGCGCAAACTTTGCGCAGGTCTGCGGCAATGCCGAAGCGGTGCCGCTGCCCGATGCGTCTGTCGACCGCTATACGATCGGTTTTGGCATCCGCAATGTGACCAACAGGGATCGCGCCCTCAAGGAGGCCTATCGCGTCCTGAAACCCGGTGGGCGGTTTTTCTGCCTCGAGTTTTCGCGCCCCGTAACCGAAGGTTATCACCGGATCTATCGGGCCTATTCCGACCACATCATTCCCGCGATGGGGCAGGCAGTGGCCGGCGACCGTGAAAGCTATCGCTATCTTGTCGAAAGCATCAAACGCTTTCCGCCTCAGGAGCAGTTCGCTGCCGAGGTGCGCGATGCAGGCTTCGCCCGCGTGTCCGTTGAAAATCTGTCTGGCGGCATCGTCGCCCTGCATTCGGGCTGGAGGATCTAA
- a CDS encoding DUF2244 domain-containing protein — MSRSIAIESMPPTVTGKAGKDTLAPVAADDDMAFHALLYPNRSLTWSGFRQVMGLVIAVNIINAVVYLTMGAWPVAFFCGVDILIVWLAFQLSYAQGKRHERIMLTGDALWVSRVLPSGHETRWKLSPVWVKVLIDRPAKHESQLRLVQNGRTLIVGSFLSPKERGELGDALHKALRDYRAPVFS; from the coding sequence ATGAGCCGATCCATCGCCATTGAATCGATGCCGCCCACCGTGACCGGGAAGGCAGGCAAAGACACGCTCGCCCCCGTGGCGGCCGATGACGACATGGCGTTTCATGCGCTTTTATACCCTAACCGCTCGCTGACCTGGAGCGGCTTCCGGCAGGTCATGGGCCTCGTCATCGCCGTCAATATCATCAACGCAGTGGTGTATCTGACCATGGGCGCCTGGCCCGTCGCGTTCTTCTGCGGCGTCGACATTCTGATCGTCTGGCTGGCGTTTCAGCTGTCCTATGCCCAGGGCAAACGCCATGAGCGCATCATGCTGACGGGGGATGCCCTGTGGGTATCGCGGGTGCTGCCCTCAGGCCATGAGACGCGGTGGAAGCTGTCGCCGGTCTGGGTGAAGGTCCTCATCGACAGGCCTGCCAAGCATGAAAGCCAGCTGCGGCTGGTGCAGAACGGCCGGACATTGATCGTTGGCAGCTTTCTGTCCCCCAAGGAGCGTGGGGAACTGGGCGACGCACTGCACAAGGCGCTACGCGACTATCGGGCCCCGGTCTTTTCCTGA